The DNA window CTTTACAAAGGTCATTCATCTTGTACGAGGTCATGTTTCCATAAATGTCAAGTGAACTTTTTGTAACCAGACAAATTCGCCCTCTGctggccatttaaaaaaaaaaaggaacttcTGCTTTGGCTGTTTAGTTTCATGTCATTTCTTCTAAATAATCCCACGCATCTATTCATTTCCTGCCATTTATCCAGTTCAGGCTCACTAGAGTCAATCTGAGCTGTAATGGGGCTGGAGCACGACCTATACAATTGttcattcacacctacagccaattacCAGTTAACCCTAatgctgtgggaggaagctggactACACAGAGTAAACCGGCACAGGCACAGTGAGAATATGCAGGCGTCACACAGTAAGACACCAGCCAGTGGATTAGAAGACAAGACCTTCTTGCTGCCCTGAAATTATTTATTCCTCTTATGAAGAGTTTTCACTCAGCTGGCGGAAGCTATATTGTCCATGCAGATGGCACTGACCAAGAGCAGCATATTTTTCCAGGCACTGACGTTAAATGTGCTGTGGTGTCGTTTCGTGTTTGCACACACTGAATTGTCGGCTTCACAGCAGAAGAATTGACTTTTGTATGTGCACAGCAGCCTCCACGACAATCAGTCAAATGCCGTGATCATCATTTTAATATGCTACGTTAACGTGTACAAACAGAAGTATCCAAACTAGAGAAATCCTCACACATAAAACAAACGCTGCAGATATTTACCTGCTTTTGTGAgagttttcagttcagttttgaaAGTGTGCACAAGATGAGCCATGGCTCTCCTTGCCGTCTGCACACACAAGTCTGAGTAAACCTTGATCTTCGACCAATCCTTGGAGGCTGAAATATTGCTCAGAGCCTTCAAAGTCTGAAATGATTCATAAGGACATGATAGTGAGTAGCAGCTATTTTCAGTTGGATCTTTTTTTGGATTGGGGCAGGGGTGAGTGAGGAAAAGATACAAAGCGATGGATAAAAGATGGAGAAATTTGTTGCACCTGGCTTTAAAAgagatatattttattataagaTGCTTATAGGTCATAGTCTGTACAACTTACCTGTAAGAGCCACAGGTGGTCCTCATTTTGTGAAAGTTCGTCCAGCTCTGAGTGTTTTCTCTGCAGTTCTGCGATTTCGTCGTGCAACTCCTGAATTACCGCTTCGTCTTTCTCTTGTGACTTTCTGAGCTTGATTTGAATGTTTGATCGTAGTTTAGCCTGCATCTCTTCTACTTGGTTTATCAGATTACTGAATAGTGTATTGTTCTCCTCAATCTCTTGGTCTGCTTTTACCTgcaggagaaagaaaagggcTCCATTGGTAAACATGTAGGTGTGCACTGAACACTGTAAAGCTTAATGTGACAAATTTTACATTTGGAAATTTGCCTCAATACTCACCTTCCGCAGTTCGGAGCCCTCATTAAATTCCTTTATCTTTTCCATCCTCTCCTCAATCATCAGTTTGATCTTTGCTTTTTGAGACTCAATATTTTCCTGAAATGTACAATTTTAAGCAATTAAATTGGGTGAAGTGGTCATTTTCAAGGATCCGCGTTCTCATtttaacaaaaatgtaacaaaataaaattcagcATCGTCTTACTCTCTGCTGAGCCCCTTCTTCTTCAACAGGTACTGTCTCATGGTCTTTGTGGTCTGTCTCACTGCACAGCAGACAGATGCACACCTGATCATCTCTGCAGAAAAACTCCATTATCCTCTCGTGCCTCCTGCACATCCTCTCCTCCAGATTCTCCACTGGCTCGATCAGCTTGTGTCTCATTAAAGAGGGAACTCTCTGGTGAGGCTCCAGATGGGCTTCGCAGTACGACGTCTGACACACCAGGCAAGACTTCAAGGCTTTGAACTGTAAATCAGTGCACACGTCGCACGCCACTTTCCCCGGTGCATCCATGTCTTCAAGCGTCTCCACCTTCCTCTTCTTGATTTGGCCTGAAATCTCTGCGATGACGGTGTTTGTGGAGAACTCGGGCCTCACATAGAATCTTTTACTGCACGTTGGACAGTGGCATAACTCACTTCTGTCCCAGTGCTGAGTGAGGCAGGTCCTGCAAAAGTTGTGACCGCAAGGTGTAGTGACCGGGTCACTGAAGACGTTCAGGCAGATCGTACAGACGAAATGATCCTCTGGCAATGAAGCGAGGAAACCAAAAGCTGACATGATCTCTGTAGATGAAAATATCATTGATATGCT is part of the Maylandia zebra isolate NMK-2024a linkage group LG3, Mzebra_GT3a, whole genome shotgun sequence genome and encodes:
- the LOC101481878 gene encoding E3 ubiquitin-protein ligase TRIM39 isoform X1, translating into MSAFGFLASLPEDHFVCTICLNVFSDPVTTPCGHNFCRTCLTQHWDRSELCHCPTCSKRFYVRPEFSTNTVIAEISGQIKKRKVETLEDMDAPGKVACDVCTDLQFKALKSCLVCQTSYCEAHLEPHQRVPSLMRHKLIEPVENLEERMCRRHERIMEFFCRDDQVCICLLCSETDHKDHETVPVEEEGAQQRENIESQKAKIKLMIEERMEKIKEFNEGSELRKVKADQEIEENNTLFSNLINQVEEMQAKLRSNIQIKLRKSQEKDEAVIQELHDEIAELQRKHSELDELSQNEDHLWLLQTLKALSNISASKDWSKIKVYSDLCVQTARRAMAHLVHTFKTELKTLTKAELTRMRQYKESVAFNPSTAGEGLVVTESGKRLKYFRAASPSSDEFGRFDCPMVFGTKGFTSGRHYWEVQVALRNNWDVGVAKESVNRSGRVFLKRENGFFAIGKRFLDYKVHSAPSTVLYLFPRPRLIGVYLDYEEGRVSFFDVNENLHIYSFTGESFTEKLFPYFYLHSRAKKSEPLLIKDCLYF
- the LOC101481878 gene encoding E3 ubiquitin-protein ligase TRIM47 isoform X2, which translates into the protein MSAFGFLASLPEDHFVCTICLNVFSDPVTTPCGHNFCRTCLTQHWDRSELCHCPTCSKRFYVRPEFSTNTVIAEISGQIKKRKVETLEDMDAPGKVACDVCTDLQFKALKSCLVCQTSYCEAHLEPHQRVPSLMRHKLIEPVENLEERMCRRHERIMEFFCRDDQVCICLLCSETDHKDHETVPVEEEGAQQRENIESQKAKIKLMIEERMEKIKEFNEGSELRKVKADQEIEENNTLFSNLINQVEEMQAKLRSNIQIKLRKSQEKDEAVIQELHDEIAELQRKHSELDELSQNEDHLWLLQTLKALSNISASKDWSKIKVYSDLCVQTARRAMAHLVHTFKTELKTLTKAGLPHCDVFSSQN